The proteins below come from a single Cervus canadensis isolate Bull #8, Minnesota chromosome 2, ASM1932006v1, whole genome shotgun sequence genomic window:
- the DNTTIP2 gene encoding deoxynucleotidyltransferase terminal-interacting protein 2, with protein sequence MVVTRSSRPRAGNQATSVESSRKKNSVVTRLQVHPKGRKGSSPDNPNTAESQTTPERSPTPKTRKSGTTGSLPEMNKPSTDGEISEAESNCSVSEVQDPIFRVTRRRQILVAGTPVSSVRKRLKITRVSESHTEEEVSEAESHVSGISRIIPGTEMTTRRSKAKSQREPKQECHVEVISDTESSCSDVSSFNGIATRRTTRSMQRKLQAQTEENDTKIVLENEKEITHTPVNLEDSVNRRTSRLPARSLSQINKSNFSNNEIYNDPDDDSVFGISEKKLAVKKTRNFTIREEKQDSISPLKEISKQNCKSLDEEAKKIIVGGKEGNEKNSQLKNLSELQDTGLQQLVSQRHSTPESNKTTSESTTLNCEAVMKSLAQTFAVVKMDRWNGERKNAIKTSDSSEPGDDSDSDEEECTVIGVSEDMSEEKEVDSESVTKPSKLEFNTTQDKDDSVLLVLSSDESQQSEHSENEEDTVCFVENKGNKESLNGDSESLSRDNALFVIDTTPGLSADKNFYLDEEDKASEVAIEEEEEEEEEEEEESEEELSDHDRNKDNEFSDEDNLLSNTKSKLLKLTSSSIDPGLNIKELGGLYINFNADKLQLNKRTLTQIKEKRKDELLQKTVITPEFEKNYCVPPYSESKYKLQKKRRQERQKTAGDGWFGMKAPELTDELKNDLKALKMRASMDPKRFYKKNDRDGFPKYFQIGTIVDNPADFYHSRVPKKQRKRTIVEELLADSEFRRYNRRKYSEIMAEKAANAAGKKFRKKKKFRN encoded by the exons ATGGTGGTTACTAGATCTTCGCGGCCTCGGGCCGGGAACCAAGCCACGTCAGTTGAAAGCTCGCGGAAGAAG AATTCTGTTGTCACAAGACTTCAAGTGCACCCAAAAGGCAGGAAGGGGTCTTCACCTGATAACCCAAATACTGCTGAATCACAGACCACTCCAGAACGAAGTCCGACTCCTAAAACCAGGAAGAGTGGAACTACAGGCTCATTACCAGAAATGAACAAACCTTCGACAGATGGCGAGATCTCTGAAGCAGAGTCAAATTGTTCTGTGTCTGAGGTCCAGGATCCTATTTTCAGAGTAACTAGGAGAAGACAGATCTTAGTTGCAGGCACCCCAGTTTCTAGTGTAAGGAAAAGGCTGAAAATAACTCGGGTAAGTGAGTCTCATACTGAAGAAGAAGTCTCTGAAGCAGAATCACATGTTTCAGGTATTTCTAGAATTATACCTGGCACAGAAATGACAACCAGAAGAAGTAAGGCTAAATCCCAAAGAGAGCCAAAGCAAGAATGCCATGTGGAAGTTATTTCTGACACTGAGTCATCGTGCTCAGACGTTTCTTCATTTAATGGAATTGCAACTAGGAGAACAACAAGGAGTATGCAAAGGAAATTACAGGCACAAACTGAGGAGAATGATACTAAGATTGTActagaaaatgagaaggaaatcacacATACACCTGTGAATTTAGAGGATTCAGTTAACAGACGAACTTCTCGTTTACCAGCAAGATCACTTTCTCAGATAAATAAGtcaaatttctctaataatgaaattTATAATGACCCTGATGATGATTCCGTCtttggaatttcagaaaaaaaactaGCAGTGAAAAAAACCCGAAATTTTACCATAAGAGAGGAAAAGCAGGACAGTATTTCACCTCTCAAAGAAATATCAAAGCAGAATTGTAAAAGTTTAGATGaagaagccaaaaaaataatagttGGGGGAAAAGAAGGTAATGAAAAGAACTCTCAGTTGAAGAATCTTTCTGAACTTCAGGACACTGGCCTTCAGCAGTTAGTTTCTCAAAGGCATTCAACCCCTGAAAGTAACAAAACCACATCAGAGTCCACAACTCTGAACTGTGAGGCTGTGATGAAATCGTTAGCCCAAACATTTGCTGTTGTGAAAATGGACAGATggaatggagagagaaagaatgccATAAAAACAAGTGACAGTTCAGAACCTGGTGATGATAGTGATAGTGATGAAGAAGAGTGCACAGTTATAGGTGTCAGTGAAGACATGAGCGAAGAAAAGGAGGTAGATTCTGAGAGTGTTACCAAACCAAGTAAACTTGAGTTCAACACAACTCAGGATAAAGATGATTCTGTTTTGTTAGTTCTCAGCAGTGATGAAAGCCAGCAGTCTGAACACAGTGAGAATGAAGAGGACACTGTGTGTTTTGTTGAAAATAAGGGTAACAAAGAGTCCCTAAATGGAGACTCAGAAAGTCTGTCACGTGACAATGCATTGTTTGTGATTGACACTACTCCCGGATTGAGTGCTGATAAAAATTTTTACTTGGATGAAGAAGACAAGGCAAGTGAGGTTGCcattgaggaggaggaggaggaggaggaagaagaagaggaagaaagtgaagaagaactatcaGACCATgacagaaataaagataatgaGTTTAGTGATGAAGACAACTTGCTAAGTAACACAAAATCTAAACT TCTGAAGTTGACGAGCAGCAGCATAGATCCTGGACTGAATATTAAGGAACTGGGTGGTTTGTATATTAATTTCAATGCAGACAAGCTACAGTTGAACAAGAGAACCCTAAcacagataaaagagaaaaggaaagatgag CTTCTGCAGAAAACTGTCATTACTCCTGAATTTGAAAAAAACTACTGTGTCCCACCATATAGTGAATCAAAATATAAACTTCAGAAAAAACGCAGA caagaGCGACAAAAAACAGCAGGTGATGGATGGTTTGGTATGAAAGCGCCAGAACTGACAGACGAACTGAAAAATGATCTCAAAGCACTGAAGATGAGAGCTAGCATGGACCCAAAAAGGTTTTACAAGAAAAATGATAGAGATGGCTTCCCTAAGTACTTCCAG aTTGGAACCATAGTTGACAATCCTGCTGACTTCTACCATTCACGAGTTcccaagaaacaaaggaagagaacTATTGTGGAGGAACTGCTGGCCGATTCTGAGTTCAGAAG atacaaCCGAAGGAAGTACTCAGAGATAATGGCTGAAAAGGCAGCAAATGCAGCAGGAAAGAAGTTTCGAAAGAAGAAGAAGTTCCGTAATTAA